One window of the Zea mays cultivar B73 chromosome 3, Zm-B73-REFERENCE-NAM-5.0, whole genome shotgun sequence genome contains the following:
- the LOC103652175 gene encoding uncharacterized protein, with protein sequence MDKLLNTVNLLSEATPSTGAPPPVHASISPEVAAACGSATPACFAAGHHVVPGVGDHRKCRPRGILAITGEGLTSQDLDEELSRASIHWLSSPSGAVAWTSSTKCGNEEASVNWLVSSHDEGGVDLLEDEIFVPRCSSEDAFWRFSPDCTRLLGLPLLSGLLDSGTPSSEMSGATPSSGFLPVQKTPSSGNSISPFSLIVKRASESSARFRTLCAQQGLGSIYWYDSVADPTPISGESWPESVSNYTRSGLTRTGSRPLKMMDPVMECLEMMSLSPRPGDDDYDGTGTLPAPLPQHSFQFPGDPTPLESIDLTSFKRSPRDIELKAKDTSFRKSVMADTRISWQEGLVSRMFDMGDLDCCKWLSDDEDSPVFLHTDKALAVGTNFEPCNGCCLHEGGDQ encoded by the exons ATGGACAAGTTGCTAAACACAG TAAATCTTCTTTCCGAGGCCACACCGTCTACCGGCGCGCCGCCGCCTGTCCACGCGTCGATCTCGCCCGAGGTGGCCGCGGCGTGCGGGTCCGCGACGCCCGCGTGCTTCGCGGCCGGCCACCACGTCGTCCCCGGCGTCGGGGACCACCGCAAGTGCCGGCCTCGGGGAATCCTGGCGATCACGGGGGAGGGGTTGACTAGCCAAGACCTCGACGAGGAGTTGTCTCGCGCGTCCATCCACTGGCTGTCCTCACCGTCGGGGGCGGTGGCCTGGACGTCCTCGACGAAATGTGGCAACGAGGAGGCGTCGGTGAACTGGCTGGTGTCCTCGCACGACGAAGGCGGGGTGGACCTGCTCGAAGATGAGATCTTCGTGCCCAGATGCTCCTCGGAGGACGCGTTCTGGCGCTTCTCTCCGGACTGCACTAGGCTGTTAGGCTTGCCGCTGCTCAGCGGTCTGCTGGATTCCGGCACTCCGTCGTCGGAAATGTCTGGGGCAACGCCGTCGTCAGGGTTTCTCCCAGTGCAGAAGACTCCAAGCAGTGGCAACAGCATCAGTCCCTTCTCTCTTATTGTCAAGCGAGCATCAGAGTCTTCTGCCAGATTTCGGACTTTGTGTGCCCAGCAGGGACTGGGTAGCATCTACTGGTACGATTCGGTGGCGGATCCGACACCAATCTCTGGTGAGTCATGGCCTGAAAGTGTTAGCAATTATACACGGTCAGGGTTGACAAGGACAGGCAGTCGTCCCCTGAAGATGATGGATCCAGTGATGGAATGTCTTGAGATGATGAGTTTGTCTCCAAGGCCTGGGGACGATGACTATGATGGAACTGGCACACTGCCTGCACCATTGCCTCAGCATAGCTTCCAGTTTCCAGGGGATCCAACGCCTCTGGAATCCATAGACTTGACCTCTTTTAAGAGGTCTCCTCGTGACATAGAATTGAAGGCAAAGGACACAAGTTTCCGGAAATCAGTCATGGCAGACACTCGTATCTCTTGGCAGGAGGGGCTTGTCAGCAGAATGTTTGATATGGGTGACTTGGATTGCTGCAAATGGCTATCTGACGATGAAGATTCACCAGTGTTTTTGCACACTGACAAGGCTTTGGCTGTTGGTACCAATTTTGAGCCATGTAATGGTTGTTGCCTACATGAGGGTGGCGACCAATAG